A region of the Caballeronia sp. TF1N1 genome:
TAGTTGCGCCGTGACGGTGACGCAATCACGCCACAGTTGTTCATTCGTGACCGCATAAACATTCCTCTCTTTTCGCGCTGCACGGACAATGCGCCCTGCGCGGGATTTCGCAATCCAAAGCAGTTTCGATTTCCCTTTCATCGCCTTCAAAGGCGCGCCGTTGCTCGGCTTCCTATAAAGACCGCTCGGAACGATTCGGCTTTGACGCGAGAAGCGACGCGCATCGAAGCGTGAAAAGGCGCGCCTGCCTATTCAAACCGTGATACCCGCAATAACCAAAAACATTTTTGACCGGAAAAATGGTCCGTAAAGATGGTGCCGCTCCACTAGCGACACCGCTCTCGCCGAAATCATTAGCCGACAGAAGAGGCGAGTGCACCGTTCCTCGCCCGCCAAGCATTCAATTTTTGACAAACGACAGGAGAGTTCATGAAGCCAACCGTCAACCGTGCGATGAAGACCACGGTCAAGGCCACCGTAGTCGCCGCCATGTTCGGCTTTCTCGCCGCGGGCGCGGCGCAGGCGCAATCGAGCGTCTCGCTTTACGGTCAGGTCGACGAATGGGTCGGCGCACAAAAGTTTCCCGGCGGCGATCGCGCCTGGAATGTGAGCGGCGGCGGTATGTCCACGTCGTACTGGGGCTTGAAGGGCGCTGAAGATCTGGGCAACGGCTACAAGGCGATCTTCACCCTGGAAAGCTTCTTCCGCGCGCAGAACGGCCAATACGGCCGCTTCCAGGGCGACACGTTCTTTGCACGTAACTCGTATGTCGGTATTCAAGGGCCGATCGGTACGTTCACCGCTGGCCGCCTGACGACGCAGTTGTTCGTTTCGACGATTCTGTTCAACCCGTTCGTCGACTCGTATGTCTTCTCGCCGATGGTCTATCACGTGTTCCTCGGTCAGGGCACGTTCCCGACCTACACGACGGATCAGGGCGTGACGGGCGATTCGGGCTGGAACAACTCGTTGCAGTACACGACGCCCGACTTCAACGGCTTGTCCGGCAGCGCGATGTACAGCTTCGGCAACAACGCGGGCGATGGCCGCTCGAAGAAGTACAGCGCGCAGTTCCTGTACTTCCACGGCCCGTTCGCCGCGACCGGCGTTTATCAATATGTGAACTTCAACAACACGCCGGGCGATCTGGTCACCTCGAACGCCTTCGCCATTCCCGGCTACAAGAG
Encoded here:
- a CDS encoding porin, which codes for MKPTVNRAMKTTVKATVVAAMFGFLAAGAAQAQSSVSLYGQVDEWVGAQKFPGGDRAWNVSGGGMSTSYWGLKGAEDLGNGYKAIFTLESFFRAQNGQYGRFQGDTFFARNSYVGIQGPIGTFTAGRLTTQLFVSTILFNPFVDSYVFSPMVYHVFLGQGTFPTYTTDQGVTGDSGWNNSLQYTTPDFNGLSGSAMYSFGNNAGDGRSKKYSAQFLYFHGPFAATGVYQYVNFNNTPGDLVTSNAFAIPGYKSQSVAQLGASYDLKYVKFFAQYMYTKNDIDPGTFHVNTGQGGVTVPLGPGLVMASYAYSRSNGGLDQTHKSWAVGYDYPLSKRTDVYAAYLNDKYTSMSSGDTFGVGIRAKF